A genomic window from Quercus lobata isolate SW786 chromosome 10, ValleyOak3.0 Primary Assembly, whole genome shotgun sequence includes:
- the LOC115963089 gene encoding putative disease resistance protein RGA3 — MVRKKDRFWEYVEELNGRFKCKFCECNFAGGATRIKAHLAGVKGHDIDICKKVPKKVQEEASLNIGQPNKKLKGASTSRAEERKIGSTSIMKDDTLSGLFKKRKEEYRAEIILNVVVEGLLAKLRSTVIEDHISLERGFKVGLMDLLILLTQIQLVLNDVEKRQVSDEFLRSWSAKLRDVAYDIDDVLDEFGYKILQQKVLSSYLLSNHIVSPLNMAENIKTINESLNTLKDDIASYDLQAEFIKSIPEISFNMEIDSFLDDSEVNQNVGNNIVEPTYCDSVTGITETLPQYELTKYDCWSIFKKRASANERPLTLDLEKIGKEIVKKCKTIPWAARFLGGIMYFIHDKGEWLSIQNNKNWDLLDDDNNGVFHILKLGYDHLQTPSLKRCFAYCAIFPKDYNMKKDEVIQHWMAEGFLGPSKEANMVMEDIGNMYFNILLATSFFQNATKDAYGEIISCKMHDLVHDFAISISKSEIRILEGDSVDNVSKVQPLFVRLDGETTTGTSFGGDGFIKMRTLISENLDFDDMLSNFKCLRVLKLFGHNVIGLPNSIEQLIHLRLLHISRTKIEELPKSITKLYNLQTLRIEECPKLMKLPKDLSNLINLRHINIIGLMGLSYMYRLHKNMRRLTCLQTLPFFGVGRDEGYRIKELGPLKNLRGEIGIYNLGYVEDEEEAKSAKLKEKEISNLGLYWEYSRAVDRYDKDEKVLEGLQPHPNLKSLRIEFYGGKKFPSWVGLSLYHNLIHIYLNQCTECEEFPTLGDLPSLRVLEIFGMWKVRNIGSEFYSYSEGSYRNTTALFPALRILKLLFMNSLEEWKDAEELTSVGEVLLVFPCLEELFIRGCNKLRDLPDSLHTCVSLQKLVVQDCPKLRSLPGVPSITTLPSGVQCYTSSVEYMENGDCLPSTSSIHPSLQKLKLYGSVLFLDQIQYFIALKILWIQEFGEMVALPEWLGNLSSLQELYIVDCKNLAHLPTEETMRRLTESKTVMIYGCPKLNNQIDHNPFIQFPNSYPHCKDFED; from the exons ATGGTTCGAAAGAAAGATCGATTTTGGGAGTATGTTGAAGAACTAAATGGTCGTTTCAAATGTAAATTCTGTGAATGTAATTTTGCTGGGGGTGCTACAAGGATTAAAGCACACTTAGCTGGAGTTAAAGGCCACGATATtgatatttgtaaaaaagtACCTAAAAAAGTCCAAGAAGAAGCTTCTCTAAATATTGGACAGCCTAACAAAAAACTTAAAGGTGCATCAACTTCAAGGGCTGAGGAGAGGAAAATCGGCTCAACTTCAATAATGAAGGATGACACATTAAGTGGACTCTTTAAAAAG AGAAAGGAAGAATACAGAGCTGAAATTATACTAAATGTTGTTGTGGAGGGACTTTTAGCCAAGTTGAGATCAACCGTTATAGAGGACCATATTAGTTTAGAGCGGGGTTTCAAGGTGGGGCTAATGGACCTTCTTATCTTGTTAACCCAGATTCAACTTGTGTTAAATGATGTTGAGAAAAGACAAGTAAGTGATGAGTTTTTGAGGAGCTGGTCAGCAAAGCTTAGAGATGTAGCttatgacattgatgatgtgctggATGAGTTTGGCTATAAGATTCTTCAGCAGAAGGTACTAAGCTCCTATTTACTCTCCAATCACATTGTATCCCCCCTCAATATGGCAGAAAATATTAAGACCATCAATGAATCATTAAATACACTTAAAGATGACATTGCTAGTTATGATCTTCAAGCGGAGTTTATTAAATCGATCCCTGAGATTAGCTTTAACATGGAGATAGACTCCTTCCTTGATGATTCAGAAGTTAATCAAAATGTTGGAAATAACATTGTTGAACCAACCTATTGTGATAGTGTGACTGGAATCACGGAGACTCTTCCCCAATATGAATTAACAAAATATGATTGTTGGTCCATATTCAAGAAAAGAGCATCTGCAAATGAAAGACCTTTAACTCTAGATTTGGAGAAAATTGGAAAGGAGAttgttaaaaaatgtaaaacgaTTCCATGGGCTGCAAGATTTTTAGGGGGAATAATGTACTTTATACATGATAAAGGTGAATGGCTATCGATtcagaataataaaaattgggattTATTGGATGATGATAACAATGGAGTGTTTCACATATTAAAGTTAGGCTATGATCATCTTCAAACACCATCTTTGAAACGATGTTTCGCATATTGTGCAATTTTCCCTAAAGATTATAACATGAAAAAGGACGAAGTAATTCAACATTGGATGGCTGAAGGGTTCCTTGGACCATCTAAAGAAGCTAATATGGTGATGGAGGATATTGGTAACATgtatttcaatattttgttgGCCACTTCCTTTTTCCAAAATGCTACAAAGGATGCCTATGGTGAGATTATTAGTTGCAAAATGCATGATTTGGTGCATGATTTTGCCAtctcaatttcaaaatctgaAATTCGAATTTTGGAGGGAGATTCTGTGGATAATGTTAGTAAAGTACAACCATTATTTGTCCGACTTGATGGTGAAACAACAACAGGAACTTCATTTGGTGGAGATGGTTTCATAAAAATGCGCACATTGATTTCAGAAAATCTAGACTTTGATGACatgttatcaaattttaaatgcttacgtgttttaaaattatttgggCATAATGTAATAGGGTTGCCAAATTCAATTGAGCAATTAATACATTTGAGGCTTCTTCACATCTCACGTACTAAAATTGAGGAATTACCAAAATCCATTACCAAACTCTACAATCTGCAAACTTTAAGAATTGAAGAATGCCCTAAACTCATGAAGCTTCCAAAAGACCTAAGCAATTTGATTAACTTGAGACATATTAATATCATTGGTTTGATGGGGTTATCGTACATGTATAGATTACACAAAAATATGAGGCGGTTGACTTGCCTTCAAACATTGCCATTTTTTGGTGTGGGTCGAGATGAAGGTTATCGGATCAAAGAATTGGGACCATTGAAGAATCTCAGAGGAGAAATAGGCATTTACAATCTAGGGTACGTGGAAGATgaggaagaagccaaaagtgcaaaattaaaagaaaaggaaatatcCAACTTGGGATTATACTGGGAATATTCAAGAGCAGTGGACAGGTATGATAAAGATGAAAAGGTGTTGGAAGGCCTCCAGCCTCACCCAAATTTGAAAAGCTTGAGAATCGAATTCTACGGAGGAAAGAAATTCCCATCATGGGTTGGTTTGTCGCTATATCACAATTTGATCCATATCTATTTGAATCAGTGTACAGAATGTGAAGAATTTCCCACTCTGGGGGATTTACCCAGTCTTAGGGTTCTTGAGATATTTGGAATGTGGAAGGTAAGAAATATAGGAAGTGAGTTTTACAGTTACAGTGAAGGGAGTTACAGAAATACTACTGCATTATTCCCGGCATTGAGAATACTCAAATTGCTTTTTATGAATAGCTTAGAAGAGTGGAAGGATGCAGAGGAGTTGACAAGTGTAGGTGAGGTGTTGTTGGTGTTTCCTTGCCTTGAGGAGTTGTTTATTAGAGGGTGTAATAAACTGAGAGATTTGCCAGATTCACTGCACACCTGCGTTTCCCTTCAGAAGTTGGTAGTACAGGATTGTCCTAAGCTGAGGTCATTGCCAGGTGTCCCATCCATAACAACACTACCCAGTGGGGTACAGTGTTATACATCGTCTGTTGAATATATGGAGAATGGGGATTGTCTGCCTTCTACTTCCTCCATTCACCCCTCCCTCCAAAAGCTCAAATTGTATGGGTCTGTCCTGTTCCTGGACCAAATTCAATACTTCATTGCCCTTAAAATTCTGTGGATACAGGAATTTGGTGAAATGGTAGCTTTACCAGAGTGGTTGGGCAACCTTTCCTCTCTTCAAGAGCTGTATATTGTGGATTGCAAGAACTTGGCGCATCTGCCTACCGAGGAAACCATGCGACGCCTCACCGAATCGAAAACGGTGATGATATATGGTTGCCCCAAATTAAACAATCAGATTGACCACAATCCATTTATTCAATTTCCCAATTC GTACCCACATTGCAAAGATTTTGAAGACTAA